The following are from one region of the Vitis riparia cultivar Riparia Gloire de Montpellier isolate 1030 chromosome 9, EGFV_Vit.rip_1.0, whole genome shotgun sequence genome:
- the LOC117922624 gene encoding probable disease resistance protein At5g63020 produces the protein MLAEIAAKECKGLPLALITIGRAMAGKSTLQEWERAIQMLKTYPSKFSDNDLINLWIGEGFLDEFDNLHEARNQGHNIIEHLKVACLFESDEDNRIKMHDVIRDMALWLTSDYCGNKNKVVVEEDGTLEAQQILKWKEAKQISLGCKCGKTRYTSILSQSDNFNFWKCYSEDISL, from the exons ATGCTAGCTGAAATTGCTGCTAAAGAGTGCAAAGGTTTGCCACTTGCACTCATTACTATTGGGCGAGCCATGGCTGGTAAGAGTACACTGCAAGAATGGGAGCGAGCGATACAAATGTTGAAGACTTATCCATCAAAGTTTTCAG ATAATGATCTTATAAACCTCTGGATTGGAGAAGGGTTTTTGGATGAATTTGACAACTTACATGAAGCACGTAACCAAGGTCATAACATCATTGAGCATCTAAAGGTTGCATGTCTATTTGAGAGTGATGAAGATAATCGAATCAAGATGCATGATGTTATTCGTGATATGGCATTGTGGTTAACTTCAGATTATTGTGGCAACAAGAACAAAGTCGTTGTAGAAGAAGATGGTACTTTGGAAGCTCAGCAAATTTTAAAGTGGAAAGAGGCAAAGCAAATATCACTGGGATGTAAGTGTGGAAAAACTCGCTATACCTCCATCTTGTCCCAATCtgataactttaatttttggaAGTGTTATTCTGAAGACATTTCCCTATGA
- the LOC117921538 gene encoding probable disease resistance protein At5g63020 translates to MDCVSPILDVVTRVWDCTAKHAVYIRDLQENMDSLRNAMQELKNAYQDVKGRVELEEQRQMRRTNEVGGWLDSVLAMELKVNEILEKGDREIQKKCPGTCCPRNCRSGYKLGKKASKMLGAVTELRNKGRFDVVADRLPQAPVDERPMEETVGLDLMFTEVCRCIQDEELGIIGLYGMGGAGKTTLMTKVNNEYFKTCNDFEIAIWVVVSRPASVEKVQEVIRNKLDIPDNRWRNRTEDEKAVVIFNVLKAKRFVMLLDDVWERLDLQKVGVPSPNSQNKSKVILTTRSLDVCRDMEAQKSLKVECLTEDEAINLFKKKVGETTLNSHSEIPQLAEIAAKECQGLPLAIVTIGRAMADKETPQEWEQAIQMLKTYPSKFSGMGAHVFPVLKFSYDNLPNDTIKTCFLYLAIFPEDHEIWDEDLIFLWIGEGFLDGFVSIDEALNHGHHIIEHLKTVCLFENADLIGLKCMMSFVIWLYG, encoded by the coding sequence ATGGATTGTGTGAGCCCAATCTTGGATGTTGTCACTCGCGTATGGGACTGCACAGCCAAGCATGCAGTCTACATCAGGGATCTGCAGGAAAATATGGACTCGTTAAGAAACGCAATGCAGGAGCTGAAGAACGCATACCAGGATGTGAAGGGAAGAGTTGAACTTGAAGAGCAACGGCAAATGAGGCGCACAAATGAAGTGGGCGGCTGGCTCGATAGCGTCCTAGCCATGGAACTAAAAGTCAACGAGATCCTGGAGAAAGGCGATCGGGAAATCCAGAAGAAATGCCCTGGAACTTGTTGCCCCAGAAACTGCCGGTCTGGCTACAAGCTTGGGAAGAAAGCGAGTAAAATGCTGGGTGCTGTGACTGAATTAAGGAACAAGGGACGCTTTGATGTTGTGGCTGATAGGTTACCTCAAGCTCCGGTGGATGAGAGGCCGATGGAGGAGACTGTGGGCTTAGATCTGATGTTTACAGAGGTTTGCAGATGCATCCAAGATGAGGAGCTGGGAATTATTGGGTTGTACGGAATGGGGGGTGCCGGGAAAACTACCCTCATGACCAAAGTCAATAATGAGTACTTCAAAACATGCAATGACTTTGAAATCGCCATTTGGGTTGTAGTATCCAGGCCAGCAAGTGTGGAAAAAGTACAAGAAGTCATTCGCAACAAGTTAGACATCCCGGATAATAGATGGAGAAACAGAACCGAGGATGAAAAGGCAGTAGTAATTTTCAATGTCTTGAAGGCAAAAAGGTTTGTGATGCTGCTAGATGATGTATGGGAGCGGCTTGATCTCCAAAAAGTGGGGGTTCCTTCTCCTAATTCCCAAAACAAGTCCAAAGTAATATTAACAACCCGTTCTCTGGATGTTTGTCGGGATATGGAAGCTCAAAAAAGCCTTAAGGTGGAGTGTTTGACAGAAGATGAGGCTATTAATTTGTTCAAGAAGAAGGTTGGAGAGACTACTCTAAATTCACATTCGGAGATACCCCAACTTGCTGAAATTGCTGCTAAAGAATGCCAAGGCTTACCACTTGCAATCGTCACTATTGGGCGAGCTATGGCTGACAAGGAGACTCCACAAGAATGGGAGCAAGCAATCCAAATGTTGAAGACTTATCCATCAAAGTTTTCAGGTATGGGAGCTCATGTATTTCCGGTCCTCAAATTCAGTTACGATAACTTGCCAAATGACACCATCAAGACTTGTTTTTTATATCTTGCTATATTCCCAGAGGACCATGAAATTTGGGATGAGGATCTTATATTCCTTTGGATTGGAGAAGGGTTTTTGGATGGATTTGTTAGCATAGATGAAGCATTAAACCATGGGCACCACATCATTGAGCATCTAAAGACAGTATGTCTATTCGAGAATGCTGATTTGATAGGGTTAAAATGCATGATGTCATTCGTGATATGGCTTTATGGTTAG